In one Neobacillus sp. CF12 genomic region, the following are encoded:
- a CDS encoding AraC family transcriptional regulator yields MKEDVNKLGGVEEMTMAHLKEMTYIPDRTFPINIFFSTDIPLHWHDHMEWIFIRNGKARIQIDDVFVYLQKGEVAFVNSKQLHAAWRIDENTEMIAIVFNEAIVRNSGLDHTENLYFTPYLSQQLKLPNFIMKNEIHTSQIILSITSLVDEFEEKKAGYELFIKAELFRIFGLIFRNYGQLKQQAINRYQINYNLTALFDFLRDHYYEQISVNEASKMVNLSPNHFCKVFKKVTGKTFIEYIQLLRINEAEKMLIETNLPVTVIAEKVGFGSITYFGRLFKKIKNVSPSARRTTY; encoded by the coding sequence ATGAAAGAAGATGTAAATAAACTAGGTGGGGTAGAGGAAATGACGATGGCACACTTAAAAGAAATGACGTATATCCCTGATAGGACCTTTCCCATCAATATTTTTTTTTCGACAGATATCCCATTACACTGGCATGATCATATGGAATGGATTTTCATAAGGAATGGGAAGGCTCGAATACAAATCGATGATGTTTTTGTTTATTTACAAAAAGGAGAGGTAGCGTTTGTAAATTCCAAACAGCTTCATGCTGCATGGAGAATCGATGAAAATACAGAAATGATCGCCATTGTCTTTAATGAGGCCATCGTTCGAAATAGTGGTTTAGATCATACAGAAAACCTGTATTTTACACCGTATTTGAGCCAGCAATTAAAATTACCTAACTTTATAATGAAGAATGAAATACATACTTCACAAATTATTTTGTCTATTACTAGTTTAGTTGATGAGTTTGAAGAAAAGAAAGCTGGTTATGAGTTGTTTATTAAAGCAGAACTGTTCCGTATTTTTGGTTTGATTTTCCGGAATTATGGGCAATTAAAACAACAGGCCATTAATCGGTACCAAATAAATTATAACTTAACCGCACTGTTCGATTTCTTGAGAGATCATTATTATGAGCAAATTAGTGTCAACGAGGCATCAAAAATGGTTAATCTTAGTCCGAATCACTTCTGCAAAGTGTTTAAGAAAGTAACAGGTAAAACATTCATTGAGTATATCCAACTTCTTAGAATTAATGAAGCGGAAAAAATGTTAATCGAAACTAATTTACCAGTAACAGTGATTGCAGAAAAGGTTGGTTTTGGAAGCATTACCTATTTCGGAAGATTGTTTAAGAAAATAAAAAATGTATCACCCTCTGCCAGAAGAACAACTTATTAA
- a CDS encoding Gfo/Idh/MocA family oxidoreductase: MTLHKIVVAGCGNMSNTWLDYAEQRDNAEIVGLVDVSLDAAKVLAERRNLQVPLFSDLSRALSETNANLVFDVTIPAAHKQIVTTALEAGCNVFGEKPIAESLEDARKVLKVAQETGKKYTVMQNRRYNKQIRALRDLLASGSIGTIDSLHADFFLGPHFGGFRDEMNSPLIVDMAIHTFDQARFISGADAVSVYCHEFNPLGSWYKGNASAIIIYEMSDGSVFSYRGSWCAEGLNTSWESDWRVTGSKGTARWDGSNLPFYEVVDTTRPIQFMSKTKFETAPSTWEGREGHWGCLDEMFGSIEENRLAETDCTDNIKSMEMVFGALESAKSGQKILL, translated from the coding sequence TTGACTTTACATAAAATTGTTGTAGCTGGGTGTGGGAACATGTCAAATACCTGGCTGGATTATGCGGAACAACGAGATAACGCAGAAATTGTAGGATTAGTGGATGTCTCTTTAGATGCGGCAAAAGTATTGGCAGAACGAAGAAATTTGCAAGTCCCATTATTTTCAGATCTATCACGAGCACTCTCTGAAACAAACGCAAACCTCGTTTTCGATGTCACGATACCTGCCGCACATAAACAAATTGTCACAACTGCGTTAGAAGCAGGATGTAATGTATTCGGGGAAAAACCAATAGCGGAATCATTAGAAGACGCTAGGAAGGTGTTAAAAGTAGCTCAAGAAACGGGGAAAAAATATACGGTCATGCAAAATCGCAGATATAACAAACAGATTCGTGCGTTGCGAGACCTTTTAGCAAGCGGATCGATTGGTACGATTGATTCACTACATGCTGACTTTTTTCTTGGGCCGCATTTTGGTGGTTTCCGTGATGAGATGAATAGCCCGCTTATTGTGGACATGGCTATTCATACATTCGATCAGGCACGTTTCATATCCGGAGCTGACGCTGTTTCTGTCTATTGTCACGAGTTTAATCCGCTAGGTTCCTGGTATAAAGGAAACGCATCAGCCATTATCATCTATGAAATGAGTGATGGATCTGTATTCTCCTACCGAGGTTCTTGGTGTGCAGAGGGGTTGAATACTTCTTGGGAATCAGATTGGCGGGTAACAGGAAGCAAAGGAACTGCGCGCTGGGATGGATCAAATCTACCTTTTTATGAAGTGGTGGATACCACTCGACCTATACAATTTATGAGCAAAACAAAATTTGAGACCGCACCTAGCACATGGGAAGGGCGGGAAGGCCATTGGGGTTGCCTTGATGAGATGTTCGGCTCCATTGAAGAAAACCGTCTAGCAGAAACTGACTGCACGGATAACATTAAAAGTATGGAGATGGTTTTTGGAGCTTTAGAAAGTGCAAAAAGCGGACAGAAAATTTTATTATAA